Proteins encoded by one window of Candidatus Mesenet endosymbiont of Phosphuga atrata:
- a CDS encoding lipase family protein, whose product MSEDSIEGQKSIWDELQHCSAESEAKKVETLNINDTETVHHTDSLDSFELIDYPDPDEIEIAGFNKKKLLKMCTFSKITYGNNDIKLSEAVYKTKAEFIKEGYNIIPFYHTNGTLAGFVFTKDREITIAYRGTQGFDDIMTDINAWLTILEFLSEGGRVHYGFYNSFKDSRKCLADIIKTYSDEQKLEIKDFKFYLTGHSMGGAIAKIAALFLSKVIGAQDLHVATFADPRVFDLTASEIYNKALPNRTVRVTQHRCDPVPAVAPGFLGYVHVGTQLRISVMPEYTVHKIDGYYQAINMMQESDFQPDIVHLSFTIFLDHSS is encoded by the coding sequence ATGAGTGAAGATTCAATAGAAGGTCAAAAATCTATTTGGGATGAATTGCAGCACTGTTCTGCAGAATCTGAAGCTAAAAAAGTAGAAACCCTAAATATTAATGATACTGAAACTGTACATCATACTGACAGCTTAGACAGCTTTGAATTAATAGATTACCCTGACCCAGACGAAATAGAAATTGCAGGGTTTAACAAAAAAAAGTTATTGAAGATGTGCACTTTCTCCAAAATAACCTATGGTAATAATGATATAAAATTATCTGAAGCAGTGTATAAGACTAAAGCTGAATTTATCAAAGAAGGATACAATATTATTCCATTCTACCACACTAATGGAACGTTAGCTGGCTTTGTTTTTACAAAAGATAGAGAAATAACCATAGCTTATCGTGGTACTCAAGGTTTTGATGATATTATGACTGATATTAATGCATGGCTTACTATCCTAGAGTTTTTATCTGAAGGTGGAAGGGTGCATTATGGTTTTTATAATTCATTTAAAGATTCAAGAAAGTGTCTTGCTGATATTATAAAAACTTATTCTGATGAACAAAAATTGGAAATTAAAGATTTTAAATTTTATCTTACAGGTCATAGTATGGGGGGAGCTATCGCTAAAATAGCTGCTCTTTTTCTAAGTAAAGTAATAGGTGCTCAAGATCTTCATGTTGCAACCTTTGCTGATCCAAGAGTCTTTGATCTTACTGCTAGTGAAATTTACAATAAAGCTCTTCCAAATAGGACTGTCAGAGTAACTCAACATAGATGCGATCCAGTTCCAGCAGTAGCACCTGGTTTTTTAGGCTATGTTCATGTAGGCACACAATTAAGAATATCAGTAATGCCAGAATATACTGTTCATAAAATAGATGGCTATTATCAAGCTATTAATATGATGCAAGAAAGCGATTTCCAACCTGATATAGTGCATCTATCTTTTACTATCTTTCTAGATCATTCATCCTAA
- a CDS encoding ATP-binding protein encodes MKKVFYTTITLATLILSASIASAIIINIGLLSPAVISSLYLASIVGYVALSAVVIVFSGGMLLALPRSKKFLDQNEIGSIDLEAQKKFSDVAISDEVMEKLKIVCESISEEMQNKLNTLKYEQPKGYLFYGPPGTGKTLLARVIAGETNRKFINVSASEFVSKYAGHGVDIVKKLFAKARKNAPCIVFIDEIDAIGAERTFGSTTSQDRVQTLNQLLTEMDGFKENKDIVVIAATNCIKVLDSALIREGRFSEKIFIPLPDSGLRKQILDININGVPSIDGLDLTEIANKTDSFSGAKLSHLANEAKLIAANRAKKTEELKLTTEDFNIALEQLKVKPHLSEAQSDNVSRLKYVIYDEEIDFS; translated from the coding sequence ATGAAAAAGGTATTTTATACTACTATCACTCTGGCAACTTTAATTTTATCAGCGTCAATAGCATCTGCTATAATTATTAATATTGGTTTATTAAGTCCAGCAGTAATATCAAGTCTTTATCTTGCATCTATTGTTGGTTATGTTGCGCTTTCCGCTGTAGTTATTGTATTCTCAGGTGGTATGTTACTAGCTTTACCAAGGTCCAAGAAATTTCTTGATCAAAATGAAATAGGATCAATTGACTTAGAGGCACAAAAAAAATTTAGTGATGTTGCAATTTCAGACGAGGTGATGGAGAAGTTGAAGATAGTTTGTGAGAGTATATCAGAGGAAATGCAAAACAAATTAAACACACTGAAATATGAGCAACCAAAAGGCTACCTTTTTTACGGTCCTCCTGGCACTGGTAAAACTCTTCTTGCTCGTGTAATTGCAGGTGAAACTAATAGGAAATTTATAAATGTTTCGGCCTCTGAATTTGTTTCAAAGTATGCCGGTCACGGAGTAGATATTGTAAAAAAACTTTTTGCAAAAGCAAGAAAAAATGCTCCTTGTATAGTTTTTATAGATGAAATAGACGCTATCGGTGCAGAGCGTACTTTTGGTAGTACTACATCTCAAGATAGAGTTCAGACTTTGAATCAATTATTGACTGAGATGGATGGTTTCAAAGAAAATAAAGATATAGTCGTAATTGCTGCAACCAACTGTATAAAAGTTTTAGATTCTGCACTGATTAGAGAAGGCCGCTTTTCTGAGAAAATTTTTATTCCTTTACCAGACTCTGGCTTACGAAAGCAGATATTAGATATTAATATAAATGGTGTACCATCTATAGATGGTTTAGACCTTACAGAAATTGCAAATAAAACTGATAGTTTTTCAGGTGCTAAGTTGTCTCATTTAGCAAATGAAGCAAAGCTTATTGCTGCAAATCGTGCTAAAAAAACAGAAGAACTAAAACTCACCACAGAGGATTTTAATATAGCACTTGAGCAGCTTAAGGTTAAGCCTCATCTTAGTGAAGCACAGTCTGATAATGTATCTAGACTCAAATATGTTATCTATGATGAAGAGATTGATTTCTCCTGA
- a CDS encoding phage tail tape measure protein, translating into MSTLSIKIGAVLDGSFSSTITGSTANNLQLLKNSITEVGMNLGSVMLPTLNMITGALKAVSTNIAQFAERYPKITTAIMGIITALISFKIAAIGLGYALTFIKGGALALAAIMHGPLTLAFTALSSSVFPAVVMGLRAITLAVISNPIGLLVQDL; encoded by the coding sequence ATGTCAACATTATCGATAAAAATAGGTGCAGTACTGGATGGTAGCTTTAGTAGTACTATTACAGGGAGCACAGCTAATAATTTACAACTGCTTAAAAACTCAATAACAGAAGTGGGAATGAATTTAGGTTCAGTTATGCTCCCTACTTTAAATATGATCACTGGAGCTTTAAAAGCCGTATCTACCAACATAGCTCAATTTGCAGAGAGATATCCCAAAATAACTACAGCAATTATGGGTATTATTACCGCATTGATTAGTTTTAAAATAGCAGCAATAGGATTAGGTTATGCCCTCACTTTTATTAAAGGTGGAGCTTTGGCACTAGCAGCTATTATGCATGGACCACTTACTTTAGCATTTACTGCGTTATCTTCATCGGTATTTCCAGCAGTAGTAATGGGACTTAGAGCCATAACGCTTGCAGTAATAAGCAATCCTATAGGATTATTAGTGCAGGACTTGTAA
- a CDS encoding ankyrin repeat domain-containing protein produces MEKVLHFTARNGHLNILLRSGANVNARNISNSTPLHLSIKHSFEEIVEILIKNKAV; encoded by the coding sequence ATAGAAAAGGTTTTACACTTTACTGCTAGAAATGGTCATTTGAATATTCTTTTGCGCAGTGGTGCAAATGTTAATGCTAGAAACATTAGTAATAGTACTCCGCTTCATCTTTCCATTAAACACAGCTTTGAAGAGATTGTTGAAATTCTGATAAAAAATAAAGCAGTATGA
- a CDS encoding recombinase family protein: protein MGGKAPIGYNVEDRKLIINQEETEVVRYIFNRFIGLKSAAAVARELNNQGYKTKAEKPFKIATVGGILTNTTYIGYITHRGNRTTSGNN, encoded by the coding sequence ATGGGAGGAAAAGCACCAATTGGTTACAATGTAGAAGACCGTAAGCTTATTATCAATCAAGAGGAGACAGAGGTAGTAAGATATATCTTCAATCGATTTATAGGTTTAAAATCAGCAGCTGCCGTTGCTAGAGAATTAAATAACCAAGGATATAAAACTAAAGCAGAAAAACCATTTAAAATTGCTACAGTAGGAGGCATCCTCACTAATACTACTTATATTGGCTATATTACTCATAGAGGCAACCGGACAACATCAGGCAATAATTAA
- a CDS encoding JAB domain-containing protein, producing MKRALLVGATSIIISHNHPSGSLTK from the coding sequence ATAAAAAGGGCATTACTAGTAGGAGCGACTTCTATAATTATATCGCACAATCACCCGAGCGGCAGTCTCACAAAATGA
- a CDS encoding OmpA family protein, which translates to MFGSSGCLIKSTFPMLHNSQKVWKVYFSCDKSEITDESKLQLLDTIEFLQINPDKVIKIIGYTDQCCVSNGRNKKKYNLTLGKRRADAIKEYIISCNQSLKYRIYTESKGESEPEIIGNDERAWSKNRRVVVVAS; encoded by the coding sequence ATGTTTGGCTCTAGTGGTTGTCTCATAAAAAGTACGTTCCCTATGCTACACAATAGTCAAAAGGTTTGGAAAGTTTATTTTTCGTGTGATAAATCAGAAATTACAGATGAAAGTAAGTTACAATTGTTAGACACTATAGAGTTTTTACAAATTAACCCTGATAAGGTAATTAAAATAATAGGATATACTGATCAATGTTGTGTATCTAATGGCCGCAACAAAAAAAAGTATAACCTCACTCTAGGAAAAAGACGTGCAGATGCAATAAAAGAATATATAATAAGTTGTAATCAATCTTTAAAGTATAGAATATATACTGAATCTAAAGGAGAATCGGAACCTGAGATTATTGGCAATGATGAAAGAGCTTGGTCTAAAAATCGTAGAGTCGTTGTTGTAGCAAGTTAA
- a CDS encoding phage tail protein, producing the protein MLSLGPYKFSPTSLRCYKEQRWHTVECIGQISLQNIGSGIEHIDLEGVICPQLHFNDLVDMRESQVKQIPHILAQASGFIFGHFVITHIEEKQRFFLPSGLPRKIEFNLSLKRYVLLYSGE; encoded by the coding sequence ATGTTGTCACTTGGACCATATAAATTCTCTCCAACAAGCTTAAGATGCTATAAAGAGCAAAGATGGCATACGGTTGAGTGTATTGGTCAAATATCATTACAAAATATTGGTTCAGGAATAGAACATATTGATTTGGAAGGGGTGATCTGTCCGCAGCTGCATTTTAATGATTTAGTTGACATGAGAGAGTCACAGGTAAAGCAAATACCCCATATCTTAGCCCAAGCTTCAGGATTTATCTTTGGGCATTTTGTTATTACTCATATAGAAGAAAAGCAGAGATTCTTTCTCCCTTCTGGTTTGCCAAGAAAGATTGAATTTAACTTAAGTTTAAAACGTTATGTATTACTATACTCAGGAGAATGA
- a CDS encoding ankyrin repeat domain-containing protein has translation MLIKSGGHVDTIDRNCNTPLHIAVSHNCERVAEILIRSSASVNIQGKYDFASCRN, from the coding sequence ATGCTCATAAAAAGTGGTGGACATGTTGATACGATAGACAGAAATTGTAACACTCCTCTACATATTGCAGTTTCACATAATTGTGAAAGAGTTGCAGAAATACTGATACGAAGTAGTGCGAGTGTTAACATACAAGGTAAATATGATTTTGCATCTTGCCGTAATTAA
- a CDS encoding type IV secretion system protein VirB3, whose product MANTGNVKTDQLFKGLTRPAMLFGVSYIFSVFNLLTIMMLFVFLEDLRVLFILGPIIHGAGYIASTKEPLFVELFMIKMQKCSKCLNRFYHGTNSYDIT is encoded by the coding sequence ATGGCTAATACTGGCAATGTAAAAACAGATCAATTGTTTAAAGGATTAACAAGACCAGCAATGCTATTTGGTGTTAGCTATATTTTTTCTGTATTCAATCTTTTAACTATTATGATGCTCTTTGTGTTTTTAGAGGATCTTAGGGTTCTTTTTATTTTAGGTCCAATAATTCATGGAGCAGGATATATCGCTTCAACAAAAGAGCCACTATTCGTTGAATTATTTATGATAAAAATGCAAAAATGCTCCAAGTGCTTAAATCGCTTTTATCATGGGACAAATTCATATGATATAACGTAA
- a CDS encoding phage late control D family protein: MGVYVANEVIIQSPPQTVRIKAHAANLKRSLKEQMSKQWHQITLGDLVTQIARKHGYGAKVATKFKDILVQHAYQTNESDMSFLTKVAREYGAIVKPIGGYIIFVSQGESKSVSGKALEAVAITPQDVINWQACFTVRNRYNSVIAKWYDYKKGETISETAGIGSPSYVIQEVYPSSELALSAAQAKLKQLKRSTATLDITMPGDPQVFTEARLNLAEFGKEIDGEWVINKVEHTLSSRGYLTTLVASNK; the protein is encoded by the coding sequence ATGGGAGTTTATGTAGCAAATGAAGTGATAATACAAAGTCCACCACAAACAGTAAGGATTAAAGCTCATGCTGCTAATTTAAAGAGATCTTTAAAAGAACAAATGTCAAAGCAGTGGCACCAGATTACCTTAGGTGATTTAGTAACACAAATAGCACGAAAGCATGGTTATGGAGCTAAAGTTGCTACAAAGTTTAAAGATATCTTAGTGCAGCATGCCTATCAAACCAATGAAAGTGATATGAGTTTTTTAACTAAAGTAGCTAGAGAATATGGTGCAATAGTCAAACCTATAGGTGGATATATAATTTTTGTCTCTCAAGGAGAATCAAAGTCAGTATCAGGGAAGGCTTTAGAAGCAGTAGCTATCACTCCTCAAGATGTAATTAACTGGCAAGCATGTTTTACTGTACGCAATCGTTATAACTCTGTGATAGCAAAATGGTATGATTACAAGAAGGGAGAAACTATCTCAGAAACAGCTGGAATTGGTAGTCCAAGTTATGTGATACAGGAAGTTTACCCAAGCTCAGAATTAGCATTAAGTGCAGCTCAAGCAAAATTAAAACAACTAAAGCGTAGTACAGCAACTTTAGATATAACCATGCCAGGTGATCCTCAAGTTTTTACTGAAGCTAGACTTAATCTTGCAGAGTTTGGCAAAGAAATAGATGGTGAGTGGGTGATAAATAAGGTAGAACATACTTTAAGTAGTAGAGGTTACCTTACTACATTAGTGGCATCTAATAAATGA
- a CDS encoding phage tail protein — MKAALLPPNSSATEKAIVEAINYPLDVSCIRGFKFNFKKEILPWLVDEYGLEEILYWVADKRKAIKEGIEFQRLRGTPASLKMALKY, encoded by the coding sequence ATGAAAGCTGCTCTATTACCCCCTAATTCATCGGCGACAGAAAAAGCGATAGTAGAAGCAATTAATTATCCTTTAGACGTGAGTTGCATTAGAGGATTTAAGTTTAATTTTAAGAAAGAAATACTACCATGGCTGGTTGATGAGTACGGCCTAGAAGAGATTCTTTACTGGGTAGCTGATAAAAGAAAAGCAATTAAGGAAGGAATAGAGTTCCAACGTTTAAGAGGAACACCAGCTTCACTTAAAATGGCATTAAAATATTGA